One Peterkaempfera bronchialis DNA window includes the following coding sequences:
- a CDS encoding ABC transporter permease, with amino-acid sequence MLRFLLRRSVSTALLLLVLSAVVFLLFYASPGDPAILVCGKGCDGERLATVRHKLGTDLPLWQQYGHFLQGLVAGRDYDAGTDITHCAAPCFGYSFQTDQPVLGMITSKLPVDISLTLGAMVIWLVVGVGTGLLSALRRGGVTERLLTALTLGGMSTPVFLIGLLLMMLFCSYLGWLPYPQYVPIGDGPARWAANLVLPWLSLALISAAAYARMTRSSMLETLAEDHIRTARAYGLSERRIVAGHALRGALTPVVTLLAIDVGGMLGGATLTESVFGFDGLGRLLVDSVNHIDLPVVVGVTLFAAFFIVIANAVADVLYAVADPRVALA; translated from the coding sequence ATGCTCCGCTTCCTCCTCCGGCGCTCCGTCAGCACCGCACTGCTGCTGCTGGTGCTCTCCGCCGTGGTCTTCCTCCTCTTCTACGCATCCCCCGGCGACCCGGCGATCCTGGTCTGCGGCAAGGGCTGCGACGGCGAGCGGCTGGCCACCGTCCGGCACAAGCTCGGCACCGACCTGCCGCTCTGGCAGCAGTACGGGCACTTCCTCCAGGGCCTGGTGGCCGGCCGCGACTATGACGCGGGCACCGACATCACGCACTGCGCCGCGCCCTGCTTCGGCTACTCCTTCCAGACCGACCAGCCGGTGCTGGGGATGATCACCAGCAAGCTGCCGGTGGACATCTCGCTCACCCTGGGCGCCATGGTGATCTGGCTGGTCGTCGGCGTCGGCACCGGGCTGCTGTCGGCGCTGCGGCGCGGCGGCGTCACCGAGCGGCTGCTCACCGCCCTCACCCTGGGCGGCATGTCCACCCCGGTCTTTCTGATCGGCCTGCTGCTGATGATGCTCTTCTGTTCCTACCTGGGCTGGCTGCCCTACCCGCAGTACGTGCCGATCGGCGACGGCCCGGCCCGGTGGGCGGCCAACCTGGTGCTGCCCTGGCTGTCGCTGGCGCTGATCAGCGCCGCCGCGTACGCCCGGATGACGCGCAGCTCCATGCTGGAAACGCTGGCCGAGGACCACATCCGCACCGCGCGGGCGTATGGGCTCTCCGAGCGGCGCATCGTCGCGGGGCACGCCCTGCGCGGCGCCCTCACGCCGGTGGTCACGCTGCTGGCGATCGACGTCGGCGGCATGCTGGGCGGCGCCACGCTCACCGAGTCGGTCTTCGGGTTCGACGGGCTGGGGCGGCTGCTGGTGGACTCGGTCAACCACATCGACCTGCCGGTGGTGGTCGGGGTGACGCTCTTCGCCGCCTTCTTCATCGTGATCGCCAACGCCGTCGCGGATGTGCTGTACGCGGTGGCCGACCCGAGGGTGGCCCTGGCATGA
- a CDS encoding ABC transporter ATP-binding protein, with translation MTDELLPDEALVAVRDLRVAFPSATGSATGAVTAVDGLSFSLRAGRSLGLVGESGSGKSTAAFALLGMHRGTGAEVSGSVRVAGTEVNTATDGELRRLRGNRIAMVFQDPLSALDPFWSVGDQIAEVHRVHTGASRRAARARAVRMLDRVGIPDAARRAGAHPHEFSGGMRQRALIAMALACEPEVLVADEPTTALDVTVQAQILDLLHDLRQETGMALLLVTHDLGVVAGATDEVLVMQGGRAVERGGVESVLRAPGQPYTRELIAAVPRLESPRREPADVAAEDGGVLLRVEELHRHYPAPRGAADSADSAGPAAGLGRLLGRRPVHRAVDGVTLEVRRGETLGIVGESGSGKTTLGRMMVRLLEPTSGRILFEGRDLARAGERALRPVRRDLQMVFQDPVSSLNPRRSIGDSIAEPLLAAGSGGAEARAEARELLERVGLPAAWYDRYPHEFSGGQRQRVGIARALAVRPKLIVCDEPVSALDVSTQAQVVRLLGELQRDLGLTLVFIAHDLAVVRQVSDRVAVMRQGQVVEQGDADTVYDSPQHPYTRRLLAAVPVLDPAESTARRQARRALRSLDGDADGDADRAGSVAMA, from the coding sequence ATGACGGACGAGCTGCTGCCGGACGAGGCTCTTGTGGCTGTGCGCGACCTGCGGGTCGCCTTCCCCTCGGCGACCGGCTCGGCGACCGGCGCCGTCACCGCCGTGGACGGCCTCTCCTTCTCGCTCCGGGCGGGCCGCTCGCTGGGCCTGGTGGGGGAGTCCGGCTCCGGCAAGAGCACGGCCGCCTTTGCGCTGCTCGGGATGCACCGGGGCACCGGCGCGGAGGTCTCGGGCAGCGTACGGGTGGCCGGGACGGAGGTGAACACCGCGACCGACGGCGAACTGCGGCGGCTGCGCGGCAACCGGATCGCCATGGTCTTCCAGGACCCGCTCTCCGCCCTGGACCCCTTCTGGTCGGTCGGCGACCAGATCGCGGAGGTCCACCGGGTGCACACCGGCGCCTCCCGCCGGGCGGCTCGGGCGCGGGCCGTGCGGATGCTGGACCGGGTGGGCATCCCCGACGCGGCGCGGCGGGCCGGGGCCCATCCGCATGAGTTCTCCGGCGGTATGCGGCAGCGGGCGCTGATCGCCATGGCGCTGGCCTGCGAACCCGAGGTGCTGGTCGCCGACGAACCCACCACCGCGCTGGATGTCACCGTGCAGGCGCAGATCCTGGACCTGCTGCACGACCTGCGGCAGGAGACCGGCATGGCGCTGCTGCTGGTCACCCATGACCTGGGCGTGGTGGCCGGGGCCACCGACGAGGTGCTGGTGATGCAGGGTGGCCGCGCGGTCGAGCGGGGCGGCGTGGAGTCCGTGCTGCGCGCCCCCGGACAGCCGTACACCAGGGAGCTGATCGCGGCGGTCCCGCGCCTGGAGTCCCCGCGCCGGGAGCCGGCGGATGTGGCGGCGGAGGACGGCGGGGTGCTGTTGCGGGTCGAGGAGCTGCATCGGCACTACCCGGCGCCGCGCGGCGCTGCCGATTCCGCCGATTCCGCCGGTCCCGCCGCCGGGCTGGGGCGGCTGCTCGGGCGGCGGCCGGTGCACCGTGCGGTGGACGGCGTCACGCTGGAGGTGCGGCGCGGCGAGACGCTGGGCATCGTCGGCGAGAGCGGCAGCGGCAAGACCACCCTCGGCCGGATGATGGTGCGGCTGCTGGAACCCACCTCCGGCCGCATCCTCTTCGAGGGCCGGGACCTCGCCCGGGCCGGTGAGCGCGCGCTGCGGCCGGTCCGGCGGGACCTCCAGATGGTCTTCCAGGACCCGGTCTCCTCGCTCAACCCGCGCCGCTCCATCGGCGACTCCATCGCCGAACCGCTGCTGGCGGCCGGGTCCGGCGGCGCTGAGGCCCGGGCCGAGGCGCGCGAGCTGCTGGAGCGGGTCGGGCTGCCCGCCGCCTGGTACGACCGCTATCCGCACGAGTTCTCCGGCGGGCAGCGCCAGCGGGTGGGCATCGCGCGGGCGCTGGCGGTACGGCCCAAGCTGATCGTCTGCGACGAGCCGGTCTCCGCGCTGGACGTCTCCACCCAGGCGCAGGTGGTGCGGCTGCTGGGCGAACTCCAGCGGGACCTCGGGCTGACCCTGGTCTTCATCGCCCATGACCTGGCGGTGGTCCGGCAGGTCAGCGACCGGGTGGCGGTGATGCGGCAGGGGCAGGTGGTGGAGCAGGGCGACGCCGACACGGTGTACGACTCCCCGCAGCACCCCTACACCCGCCGGCTGCTGGCGGCCGTACCGGTGCTGGACCCGGCCGAGTCGACGGCCCGCCGGCAGGCCCGCCGGGCCCTGCGCAGCCTGGACGGCGACGCGGACGGCGACGCGGACCGCGCCGGGAGCGTGGCGATGGCCTGA
- a CDS encoding glycosyltransferase — protein MRIALLTESADPGTVRWCERLVRSLPEYAFQHVGPGPRRPHPRRGPRGRARVRCLRSYEALVRALVDPRESDGFPAALYALAESAGDRGLAAALPAPDDAQRVLERAWRSPGAGEAAADPTVRDVLTAADLLDRCLRPAAVPWCRDAADPPDLCHVVDGGPTALPALLARRLHGTPFVVSDRRLHLREQYLDRTAGQHRTPGRALLLTFLRLLAQETGRQAALTLPADEHSLRWQQRCGADPARTRLVRDGIADPGHPAAGPEPEAPTLLWVRTPGDTCPPEALRAAFARVREQVPAAQLRMYDAEPTDPPGPGLVYGEGSVVLLPAPALPRPEPLVAAMLSGRAVIAGDLGVAREVVGPAGLLIPPGDPQALADACTALLCDPERRARLGTAGRQRAQELYSAEAAADAFRTAYLDAVSRWPAFPTAGGRTAEPFARPAEYWAAAPLPERETA, from the coding sequence GTGCGCATTGCGCTGCTCACCGAGAGTGCCGATCCCGGCACTGTCCGGTGGTGCGAACGGCTGGTCCGCAGCCTGCCCGAGTACGCCTTCCAACACGTCGGGCCGGGTCCGCGCCGACCCCATCCCCGTCGAGGTCCGCGCGGGCGGGCCCGGGTCCGCTGCCTGCGCTCCTATGAGGCGCTGGTGCGCGCGCTGGTCGACCCCCGGGAGAGCGACGGGTTCCCCGCAGCGCTGTACGCCCTGGCCGAGTCGGCCGGCGACCGGGGCCTCGCCGCCGCCCTGCCCGCGCCCGACGACGCGCAGCGGGTGCTGGAGCGGGCCTGGCGGTCCCCGGGCGCGGGAGAGGCGGCGGCCGACCCGACGGTCCGCGATGTACTGACCGCCGCCGACCTGCTGGATCGCTGCCTACGGCCCGCCGCCGTGCCCTGGTGCCGGGATGCTGCGGACCCACCCGACCTCTGCCATGTCGTGGACGGCGGGCCCACCGCCCTTCCGGCCCTGCTTGCCCGGCGGCTGCACGGCACCCCGTTCGTGGTCAGCGACCGCCGACTGCATCTGCGGGAGCAGTACCTCGACCGCACGGCCGGGCAGCACCGCACGCCGGGGCGGGCGCTGCTGCTCACCTTCCTCCGGCTGCTGGCGCAGGAGACCGGGCGGCAGGCCGCGCTGACCCTCCCGGCCGACGAGCACAGCCTGCGCTGGCAGCAGCGGTGCGGCGCCGACCCGGCCAGGACGCGGCTGGTCCGCGACGGCATCGCGGACCCCGGCCACCCCGCCGCCGGTCCCGAGCCGGAGGCCCCGACACTGCTCTGGGTGCGTACCCCGGGTGACACCTGCCCGCCCGAGGCGCTGCGGGCCGCCTTCGCCCGGGTACGGGAGCAGGTCCCCGCCGCCCAGCTGCGGATGTACGACGCCGAGCCGACGGACCCGCCGGGACCGGGGCTGGTGTACGGCGAGGGCAGTGTGGTGCTGCTGCCCGCGCCTGCCCTGCCCCGGCCCGAGCCGCTGGTTGCGGCGATGCTCAGCGGCCGGGCCGTGATCGCCGGGGACCTCGGGGTCGCTCGGGAGGTGGTCGGCCCCGCCGGGCTGCTGATCCCGCCCGGCGACCCGCAGGCCCTGGCCGACGCCTGCACCGCCCTGCTGTGCGACCCGGAGCGCCGCGCCCGGTTGGGTACGGCCGGCCGGCAGCGGGCCCAGGAGCTCTACTCGGCCGAGGCTGCCGCCGACGCCTTTCGCACGGCCTACCTCGACGCCGTCTCCCGCTGGCCCGCCTTCCCCACCGCCGGCGGCCGGACGGCGGAGCCCTTCGCCCGCCCCGCCGAATACTGGGCGGCCGCCCCACTCCCCGAACGGGAGACCGCATGA
- a CDS encoding NAD-dependent epimerase/dehydratase family protein produces the protein MRVLLLGADGFIGRRVADRLLADPELQVTVLGRRDTADIRFDLAAGSPGALARFLDAVMPRVIINCAGATYGSPRTLTRSNTVAVATVCEAVRRSHEPARLIHVGSAAEYGPGPVGSPIPESAEPRPVGPYGVTKLAGTELVLSSGLDAAVLRVFDAVGPGLPTGSLFGRLAEGLRRALERGDSQLRTADLSAYRDFVDVRDVARAVQAAAVSAATGVINVGSGAGVRVRDAAQLLVRASGFEGRLVEESRPGGAPVVPVPAPTGDTPPPEPRPLPDPVPWRQADIRTARDRLGWRSRIPLEESLADIWTETACRV, from the coding sequence ATGAGGGTGCTGCTGCTGGGCGCGGACGGCTTCATCGGCCGCCGCGTCGCCGACCGACTGCTCGCCGACCCCGAGCTCCAGGTCACCGTCCTCGGTCGGCGCGACACGGCGGACATCCGCTTCGACCTCGCCGCCGGCAGCCCGGGAGCGCTGGCCCGCTTCCTCGACGCGGTGATGCCCCGGGTGATCATCAACTGCGCCGGTGCCACCTATGGCAGCCCCCGCACCCTGACCCGCAGCAACACCGTGGCGGTGGCCACCGTCTGCGAGGCCGTCCGGCGCAGCCACGAGCCCGCCCGCCTGATCCATGTGGGGTCCGCCGCCGAGTACGGACCGGGTCCCGTGGGCAGCCCCATCCCGGAGAGCGCCGAGCCGCGCCCTGTCGGCCCGTATGGCGTGACCAAGCTGGCCGGTACCGAGCTGGTGCTCTCCTCCGGGCTGGACGCGGCGGTGCTGCGGGTCTTCGACGCGGTCGGTCCCGGGCTGCCCACCGGCTCGCTCTTCGGCCGCCTCGCGGAGGGGCTGCGGCGCGCTCTGGAGCGCGGCGACTCCCAACTGCGCACCGCCGACCTGTCGGCCTACCGCGACTTCGTGGACGTCCGGGACGTGGCGCGGGCCGTGCAGGCGGCTGCGGTGTCGGCCGCCACCGGTGTGATCAACGTGGGCAGCGGCGCCGGGGTGCGGGTCCGTGACGCCGCCCAACTGCTGGTCCGCGCCTCCGGGTTCGAGGGCCGCCTGGTGGAGGAGAGCCGCCCCGGCGGTGCCCCGGTGGTCCCGGTCCCCGCCCCGACCGGCGACACCCCGCCCCCCGAGCCCCGCCCGCTCCCCGACCCCGTTCCCTGGCGTCAGGCCGACATCCGCACCGCCCGCGACCGCCTCGGCTGGCGTTCCCGTATCCCGCTGGAGGAGTCGCTGGCCGACATCTGGACCGAGACCGCCTGCCGCGTCTGA
- the moeZ gene encoding adenylyltransferase/sulfurtransferase MoeZ — MSLPPLVEPAAELTVDEVRRYSRHLIIPDVGMDGQKRLKNAKVLCVGAGGLGSPALLYMAAAGVGTLGIIEFDVVDESNLQRQVIHGVSDIGRPKAESARDSVKEINPLVNVVLHQERLDTSNVMEIFSQYDLIVDGTDNFATRYLVNDAAVLLGKPYVWGSIYRFDGQASVFWAEHGPCYRCLYPEAPPPGMVPSCAEGGVLGVLCASIGSIQVTEAIKLLAGIGEPLVGRLMIYDALEMQYRTVKVRKDPNCALCGENPTVTELIDYEAFCGVVSEEAQEAVLGSTITPKQLKEWIDDGESIDIIDVREPNEYEIVSIPGARLIPKNEFLMGNALQDLPQDKKIVLHCKTGVRSAEVLAVLKSAGFADAVHLGGGVVGWVNQIEPEKPIY, encoded by the coding sequence GTGTCGCTGCCACCCCTGGTCGAGCCGGCTGCCGAGCTCACCGTCGACGAGGTCCGCCGGTACTCCCGCCACCTGATCATCCCGGATGTCGGGATGGACGGGCAGAAGCGGCTCAAGAACGCCAAGGTGCTCTGTGTGGGCGCCGGCGGTCTCGGCTCGCCGGCGCTGCTGTACATGGCCGCAGCGGGCGTGGGCACCCTGGGCATCATCGAGTTCGACGTCGTGGACGAGTCGAACCTCCAGCGCCAGGTGATCCACGGCGTGTCCGACATCGGCCGCCCCAAGGCCGAGTCCGCGCGCGACTCGGTCAAGGAGATCAACCCCCTGGTGAATGTGGTGCTCCACCAGGAGCGGCTGGACACCTCCAATGTCATGGAGATCTTCTCCCAGTACGACCTGATCGTCGATGGCACGGACAACTTCGCCACCCGCTACCTGGTGAACGACGCCGCAGTGCTGCTGGGCAAGCCCTACGTCTGGGGCTCCATCTACCGCTTCGACGGCCAGGCCAGCGTCTTCTGGGCCGAGCACGGCCCCTGCTACCGCTGCCTCTACCCGGAGGCCCCGCCGCCGGGCATGGTCCCGTCCTGCGCCGAGGGCGGCGTGCTGGGCGTGCTCTGCGCCTCGATCGGCTCCATCCAGGTCACCGAGGCCATCAAGCTGCTGGCCGGTATCGGCGAGCCGCTGGTCGGCCGGCTGATGATCTACGACGCTCTGGAGATGCAGTACCGCACGGTCAAGGTCCGCAAGGACCCCAACTGCGCGCTCTGCGGGGAGAACCCGACGGTCACCGAGCTGATCGATTACGAGGCGTTCTGCGGCGTGGTGTCCGAGGAGGCCCAGGAGGCCGTCCTCGGTTCGACGATCACTCCCAAGCAGCTCAAGGAGTGGATCGACGACGGTGAGTCCATCGACATCATCGACGTCCGCGAGCCCAATGAGTACGAGATCGTCTCCATCCCGGGCGCGCGTCTGATCCCCAAGAACGAGTTCCTGATGGGCAACGCCCTCCAGGACCTGCCGCAGGACAAGAAGATCGTCCTGCACTGCAAGACCGGCGTCCGCTCCGCCGAGGTGCTCGCCGTGCTGAAGTCGGCCGGCTTCGCCGACGCCGTCCACCTCGGCGGCGGCGTCGTGGGCTGGGTCAACCAGATCGAGCCCGAGAAGCCCATCTACTGA
- a CDS encoding lysylphosphatidylglycerol synthase transmembrane domain-containing protein: protein MTGTTGAEAGRGAAEPPGGMPAHPAPEKVSLVKAADRPVPAARPERPPGGSHVSVDEPLLAARVHRPSDLIRFLAGLLGVIAVFVLANIAQNTTTGIENDITVGATKVPGFFTTVAGFLSSVAVLVVPLAFAVERLIKRDGLRVADGVLAAVLAHGLSLGVDLWVAEAASENIRNALTRIPQPGASLTDPVHGYLAPVIAYMTAVGTASRPRWRIALWAVVIVSGGTELISGYTTPLSLVLTVLLGWAVAYGTLYAIGSPNVRPTGQSLLAGLRKVGFDPVTAHRAPDAPGGTRRYYVVQDDAGPLDIHVIDREQQATGFFYRLWRQLQLRSVAVRRSPQSLREALEQEALIAYAASASGARAPQLIATSELGPDAAILVYEHIGGRTLDHLPDEVVTDALMADFWESVRALHDRRIAHRRLTGESLLRTDGGSGRLVNLSGGDIAAGDLALRMDVAQLLTTFALRIGPERAVATAASVMGPRRVATALPLLQPVGMSRSTRIALRHSNRQHKAEARTQAEAQVTAGEKTQAEVEEELAALNLDLLARIREQVLEMVPEAPVAPVRLQRLKPKTLISFLAGAFAIYLLFSSLGEVKPTQLLAEADWIWALGALGASALSYVAAAMSLTGFVPERLAFGRAVLAQVAGSFVKLVAPAAVGGVALNARYLQKAGVRPVQAAASVGASQLAGLGCHILLLLAFGYVAGNEQTKELTPSRTVIAGLLTVAVLILVVAAIPPVRRWLMSRLRPLFTGVIPRLLDLLQQPTKLATGFGGILLLTVAFVTCLNLSARAFGGELSFAATAVVFLAGNAIGSAVPTPGGVGAIELALTGGLQATGLSYSQAFSAVLLFRLLTLWLPVLPGWACFGYLQRKQAL, encoded by the coding sequence ATGACGGGGACGACCGGCGCCGAGGCCGGCCGGGGGGCGGCCGAGCCTCCCGGCGGCATGCCCGCACACCCCGCACCGGAGAAGGTCTCGCTGGTCAAGGCCGCCGACCGGCCGGTCCCTGCCGCGCGGCCGGAACGACCCCCCGGCGGCTCCCATGTCTCCGTCGACGAGCCGCTGCTCGCCGCCCGGGTGCACCGGCCCTCCGACCTGATCCGCTTCCTCGCGGGCCTGCTCGGCGTGATCGCGGTCTTCGTCCTCGCCAACATCGCCCAGAACACCACCACCGGCATCGAGAACGACATCACCGTCGGCGCCACCAAGGTCCCGGGCTTCTTCACCACCGTGGCCGGGTTCCTCTCCAGCGTCGCCGTGCTGGTGGTGCCGCTCGCCTTCGCCGTCGAGCGGCTGATCAAACGCGACGGCCTGCGGGTCGCCGACGGCGTACTCGCCGCCGTCCTGGCCCATGGGCTCTCCCTCGGCGTCGACCTCTGGGTCGCCGAGGCCGCCTCCGAGAACATCCGCAACGCCCTCACCCGCATCCCGCAGCCCGGCGCCAGCCTCACCGACCCGGTGCACGGCTACCTCGCCCCCGTCATCGCCTATATGACGGCGGTCGGCACGGCCAGCCGCCCCCGCTGGCGGATCGCCCTCTGGGCGGTCGTCATCGTCAGCGGCGGCACCGAGCTGATCAGCGGCTACACCACCCCGCTGTCGCTGGTCCTCACCGTGCTGCTCGGCTGGGCCGTCGCCTACGGCACCCTGTACGCCATCGGCTCGCCCAATGTCCGGCCCACCGGGCAGAGCCTGCTGGCGGGCCTGCGCAAGGTCGGCTTCGACCCGGTCACCGCCCACCGCGCCCCCGACGCCCCCGGCGGCACCCGCCGCTACTACGTGGTGCAGGACGACGCCGGGCCGCTCGACATCCATGTCATCGACCGGGAGCAGCAGGCCACCGGGTTCTTCTACCGGCTCTGGCGGCAGTTGCAGCTGCGCTCGGTCGCGGTGCGCCGCAGCCCGCAGTCGCTGCGCGAGGCGCTGGAGCAGGAGGCGCTGATCGCCTACGCGGCGTCCGCCTCCGGTGCCCGCGCCCCGCAGCTGATCGCCACCTCCGAACTCGGCCCGGACGCCGCCATCCTGGTCTACGAGCACATCGGCGGCCGCACCCTCGACCACCTGCCGGACGAGGTGGTCACCGACGCCCTGATGGCCGACTTCTGGGAGTCGGTGCGGGCCCTGCACGACCGCCGGATCGCCCACCGCCGGCTCACCGGCGAGTCGCTGCTCCGCACGGACGGCGGGTCGGGCCGCCTGGTCAACCTGTCCGGCGGCGACATCGCGGCCGGCGACCTCGCCCTGCGGATGGACGTCGCCCAGCTGCTCACCACCTTCGCGCTGCGGATCGGCCCCGAGCGGGCCGTGGCCACGGCCGCCTCGGTGATGGGCCCGCGCCGGGTGGCGACCGCGCTGCCGCTGCTGCAGCCGGTCGGCATGAGCCGGTCCACCCGGATCGCCCTGCGGCACTCCAACCGGCAGCACAAGGCCGAGGCCCGCACCCAGGCCGAGGCCCAGGTCACCGCCGGGGAGAAGACCCAGGCCGAGGTCGAGGAGGAACTGGCCGCCCTCAATCTCGACCTGCTCGCACGCATCCGCGAACAGGTGCTGGAGATGGTCCCCGAGGCCCCGGTCGCCCCGGTCCGGTTGCAGCGGCTCAAGCCCAAGACGCTGATCAGCTTTCTGGCGGGTGCCTTCGCGATCTATCTGCTGTTCTCCAGCCTCGGCGAGGTCAAGCCGACCCAGCTGCTGGCCGAGGCGGACTGGATCTGGGCGCTGGGGGCCCTGGGCGCGTCCGCTCTCAGCTATGTCGCAGCCGCCATGAGCCTGACCGGGTTCGTACCGGAGCGGCTGGCCTTCGGCCGGGCCGTGCTGGCGCAGGTCGCCGGGTCGTTTGTGAAGCTGGTGGCGCCGGCCGCCGTCGGCGGCGTGGCCCTCAACGCCCGCTATCTCCAGAAGGCGGGTGTCCGTCCGGTCCAGGCTGCGGCCAGCGTCGGTGCGTCCCAGCTCGCCGGGCTGGGCTGCCACATCCTGCTGCTGCTGGCCTTCGGCTATGTCGCGGGGAACGAGCAGACCAAGGAGCTGACACCGTCCCGGACCGTGATCGCCGGTCTGCTGACGGTCGCCGTACTGATCCTGGTGGTCGCCGCGATCCCACCGGTGCGCCGCTGGCTGATGTCCCGGCTGCGGCCGCTCTTCACGGGAGTGATCCCCCGGCTGCTCGACCTCCTCCAGCAGCCCACCAAGCTGGCCACCGGCTTCGGTGGAATCCTGCTGCTGACGGTGGCCTTCGTCACCTGCCTCAACCTGTCGGCGCGGGCCTTCGGCGGCGAGCTGAGCTTCGCCGCCACCGCCGTGGTCTTCCTGGCCGGGAACGCCATCGGGTCCGCCGTCCCGACCCCCGGCGGCGTCGGCGCCATCGAACTGGCACTGACCGGTGGTCTCCAGGCCACCGGGCTCTCCTACTCCCAGGCGTTCTCCGCCGTGCTGCTCTTCCGTCTGCTCACCCTCTGGCTCCCGGTGCTGCCCGGCTGGGCCTGCTTCGGCTACCTCCAGCGCAAACAGGCTCTCTAG
- a CDS encoding MGMT family protein has protein sequence MARVTDAVGESEGPTIPPFAERVLELAERIPPGKVMTYGDVAEFLASEEFPEGVPQQAGGPRQVGRVMALYGGGVPWWRVVRADGALLPGHERRALAHYREEGTPLRPSRGLAEAPSRLDMARARWDGR, from the coding sequence ATCGCGCGGGTGACGGACGCTGTGGGAGAGAGCGAGGGGCCGACGATTCCGCCGTTCGCGGAACGGGTCCTGGAACTGGCCGAGCGCATCCCGCCCGGCAAGGTGATGACGTACGGGGATGTGGCGGAGTTCCTGGCCTCGGAGGAGTTTCCCGAAGGGGTGCCGCAGCAGGCGGGCGGTCCGCGCCAGGTGGGCCGGGTGATGGCGCTGTACGGCGGCGGGGTGCCCTGGTGGCGGGTGGTGCGGGCGGACGGTGCGCTGCTGCCCGGCCATGAGCGGCGGGCGCTGGCCCACTACCGGGAGGAGGGCACGCCGCTGCGCCCGTCCCGGGGCCTGGCCGAGGCCCCCTCCCGGCTGGACATGGCGCGGGCCCGCTGGGACGGGCGGTGA